One genomic window of bacterium includes the following:
- a CDS encoding V-type ATP synthase subunit A, with protein sequence MKIVMVDDNLVVVDLKGMGGKGVPCMMNEEAFIGPMNLRGEVIRVRGTHADLQAYEDTTGLMVGQDATLTGHLLEVELGPGLIGGTLDGLGNMLAGYGDFLSRGMIVSPLDRSKKWKFEAKAKDGDAATGGSVIGVVHETPLVEHRIMVPPLFPDGKIEGIKSGEYTVDDVIANLVDAEGRLREIKLMQRWPVRVPRPVSARLALSEVLNTGVRIIDGLNPVMLGGTACTPGDFGTGKTMCQHDLARHTKVKIVIYVGCGERAGEMVELIHEFPKLKDPETGRPLMERTVLFANTSAMPVAAREGSIMVGATLGEYFRDMGYDVLLLTDSLSRQAQGMREMSGRLGEIPGPQAFPAYMSAYLTRWFERAGKVLCLGGSKERRVGSMTTVAALSPDGGDIAGDPPTQAAIQTAKVALILSRKRAAARLFPAFDPLECHSKYLDTSSEALTRFFEKKGLPLWLDYVRAIRGAVVEGDRIKSQMEILGERGIADFEYRKYLMGETVQKGYLNQNTFDENDRATSLERHYAMMKFFVHLFDIFPQKDKTSMRRLQEELLFEITQANYAADYEKAYQAILNKVQEGGR encoded by the coding sequence GTGAAAATAGTTATGGTGGACGACAACCTCGTCGTCGTCGACCTCAAGGGCATGGGCGGCAAGGGAGTGCCTTGCATGATGAACGAAGAGGCGTTCATAGGGCCGATGAATCTGCGCGGCGAGGTGATACGCGTGCGCGGAACGCACGCAGACCTCCAGGCGTATGAGGACACCACCGGTCTCATGGTCGGCCAGGACGCCACCCTCACCGGCCATCTGCTCGAGGTGGAGCTCGGGCCGGGCCTGATAGGCGGCACGCTGGACGGTCTGGGCAACATGCTCGCCGGATACGGCGACTTCCTGTCGCGCGGCATGATCGTCTCCCCGCTCGACCGCTCGAAGAAATGGAAGTTCGAGGCGAAGGCGAAGGACGGAGACGCGGCGACAGGCGGCTCGGTGATAGGCGTGGTCCATGAGACGCCCCTCGTAGAACACAGGATCATGGTGCCGCCGCTCTTCCCTGATGGAAAGATAGAAGGGATAAAGAGCGGCGAGTACACGGTCGACGACGTGATCGCAAACCTGGTGGACGCAGAAGGACGCCTTCGCGAGATCAAGCTCATGCAGAGGTGGCCCGTCAGGGTCCCGAGGCCGGTCTCGGCCAGGCTCGCGCTCTCCGAGGTGCTCAACACCGGCGTCAGGATCATCGACGGGCTGAACCCGGTGATGCTCGGCGGCACCGCCTGCACGCCGGGCGATTTCGGCACGGGCAAGACCATGTGCCAGCACGACCTGGCGCGCCACACCAAGGTGAAGATAGTGATCTACGTGGGATGCGGCGAGCGCGCCGGAGAGATGGTGGAGCTGATTCACGAGTTCCCGAAGCTCAAGGACCCCGAGACCGGAAGGCCGCTGATGGAGCGCACCGTGCTCTTCGCCAACACGAGCGCGATGCCGGTGGCCGCGAGGGAAGGCTCGATCATGGTCGGCGCCACTCTGGGCGAGTACTTCCGCGACATGGGTTATGACGTGCTGCTGCTGACCGACAGCCTCTCGCGCCAGGCGCAGGGCATGAGGGAGATGAGCGGCAGGCTCGGCGAGATACCCGGGCCGCAGGCATTCCCCGCCTACATGAGCGCTTATCTCACGCGATGGTTCGAGAGGGCGGGCAAGGTCCTCTGCCTGGGCGGAAGCAAGGAGAGGCGCGTGGGCAGCATGACTACTGTGGCAGCGCTCTCTCCGGACGGCGGCGACATCGCCGGCGATCCTCCGACGCAGGCGGCGATCCAGACCGCGAAGGTGGCCCTGATCCTGTCGCGCAAGCGAGCGGCTGCGCGCCTCTTCCCTGCGTTCGATCCGCTCGAGTGCCATTCCAAGTATCTGGACACCTCTTCGGAGGCGCTCACGCGGTTCTTCGAGAAGAAGGGGCTCCCCCTGTGGCTCGATTACGTGAGGGCGATCCGCGGCGCCGTCGTGGAAGGCGATAGGATAAAATCCCAGATGGAGATATTGGGCGAGCGCGGCATAGCGGATTTCGAATACCGAAAATATCTCATGGGCGAGACCGTTCAGAAGGGCTATCTCAACCAGAACACGTTCGACGAGAACGACCGCGCGACCTCCCTCGAAAGACACTACGCGATGATGAAGTTTTTCGTTCACCTCTTCGACATATTCCCGCAGAAGGACAAGACCTCGATGAGAAGGCTCCAGGAGGAGCTGCTCTTCGAGATAACCCAGGCCAATTATGCCGCTGACTATGAGA